From a single Oxalobacter vibrioformis genomic region:
- the rplA gene encoding 50S ribosomal protein L1, producing MAKVSKKVRAFKEKVDRSKLYPVDEALALLKEFATAKFNESIDIAVQLGVDPRKSDQVVRGSVVLPAGTGRDVRVAVFATGEKADQAKEAGADIVGMEDLAERIKAGDMPFDIVIATPDTMRIVGTLGQILGPRGLMPNPRVGTVTPDVAVAVKNAKAGQIQYRTDRNGIIHATVGRRSFSDADLKSNINALIDALIKVKPTSSKGAYVRKISLSSTMGAGVRIDQTTLSV from the coding sequence ATGGCTAAAGTATCGAAAAAAGTTCGCGCATTCAAGGAAAAAGTGGATCGCAGCAAACTGTATCCGGTTGATGAAGCCCTGGCGCTCCTGAAAGAATTTGCAACGGCCAAGTTCAACGAATCCATTGATATTGCGGTTCAGCTTGGCGTTGACCCGAGAAAATCCGACCAGGTGGTTCGCGGCTCGGTGGTTCTGCCTGCCGGTACCGGCAGGGATGTTCGCGTTGCGGTTTTTGCTACCGGTGAAAAGGCTGATCAGGCAAAAGAAGCCGGTGCTGACATTGTCGGTATGGAAGATCTGGCTGAGCGGATCAAGGCTGGTGACATGCCTTTTGATATTGTTATCGCTACGCCTGACACCATGCGTATTGTTGGGACGCTGGGGCAGATTCTTGGTCCGCGCGGCTTGATGCCGAATCCTCGTGTCGGTACAGTAACGCCTGATGTGGCGGTTGCCGTGAAAAATGCCAAGGCTGGCCAGATCCAGTACAGAACGGATCGTAACGGCATTATCCATGCAACGGTTGGGCGCAGGTCCTTTTCTGATGCAGACCTGAAGTCAAACATCAATGCGCTGATTGACGCATTGATCAAGGTGAAGCCAACCAGCAGCAAGGGCGCCTATGTCCGGAAGATTTCGCTTTCATCGACCATGGGTGCCGGTGTGCGTATCGACCAGACGACGCTTTCTGTTTGA
- the dacB gene encoding D-alanyl-D-alanine carboxypeptidase/D-alanyl-D-alanine endopeptidase: MLLVLVLSLLLVLPASSYAQETGVLPEPLLLELKKARIPLDAVGVYIQPLSRSGKPKILAIGLNEKTPYLPASTMKVVTTYSALEILGPAYRWKTAVYAKGSQNGDVLNGNLIFRGSGDPKFNLESFWVFLRQIRAKGIREIQGDLILDRSAFETRYFDPAAFDNDPFRPYNAGPDALLLNHKVLDVTFKPNGLDGTVSVVTFPEMEGVTITPPVLTDVGGCNGWQKGINLQFSEKEATFEGQYPLSCGDQNWFVYPASMSDSAFFRSVFVSLWKELGGTFNGQVKEGDVPDDAQLLAEWQSPPLSEVVRDVNKYSNNVMARHVLMTVGTKSSDGPASPEKGAFAVRSFLASKGISINGLTIENGSGLSRVERISPQTMGHILASAYQSPVMPEFMASLPIAGMDGTLWRSMRQTSVAGKAHLKTGAIQDVRAIAGYVLAASGERYAVVFIVNHPNAGSAIKARDTLMVWVHDNG, encoded by the coding sequence ATGTTGCTTGTTCTGGTATTGTCTTTATTGCTGGTGTTACCTGCCAGCAGCTATGCGCAGGAAACCGGAGTGCTGCCAGAACCGCTTCTTCTTGAACTCAAAAAAGCCAGAATCCCGCTTGATGCGGTTGGCGTGTATATCCAGCCACTTTCCCGATCCGGCAAGCCCAAGATCCTGGCTATCGGACTGAACGAAAAGACCCCTTATCTGCCGGCTTCCACCATGAAGGTGGTCACGACCTATTCGGCGCTGGAAATTCTCGGACCGGCCTATCGCTGGAAAACAGCCGTTTACGCAAAAGGATCGCAAAACGGGGATGTCTTAAATGGCAATCTGATTTTCAGGGGAAGTGGGGACCCGAAATTCAACCTGGAGAGTTTCTGGGTTTTTCTGCGCCAGATCCGGGCAAAGGGTATTCGCGAAATCCAGGGAGACCTGATATTGGATCGCAGTGCATTTGAGACCCGGTATTTTGATCCGGCCGCATTTGACAATGACCCCTTCCGCCCTTATAACGCAGGGCCTGACGCACTGCTGTTAAATCACAAGGTGCTGGATGTCACATTCAAGCCGAACGGCTTGGATGGCACCGTCAGCGTGGTGACTTTCCCGGAAATGGAAGGGGTGACCATCACTCCTCCTGTCCTGACGGATGTGGGGGGCTGTAATGGCTGGCAAAAGGGCATCAACCTTCAGTTTTCCGAAAAGGAAGCCACGTTTGAGGGGCAGTATCCGTTATCCTGTGGCGATCAGAACTGGTTTGTTTATCCGGCTTCCATGAGCGATTCTGCTTTTTTTCGATCGGTTTTTGTCAGTCTGTGGAAAGAGCTGGGCGGTACATTTAACGGACAGGTCAAAGAAGGAGATGTTCCGGATGATGCGCAGCTTCTGGCTGAGTGGCAGTCGCCCCCGTTGAGTGAAGTGGTACGCGATGTCAATAAATACAGCAATAATGTGATGGCGCGTCATGTGCTGATGACTGTGGGTACAAAATCGTCCGATGGCCCCGCAAGTCCGGAGAAAGGCGCTTTTGCGGTTCGTTCGTTTCTTGCGTCCAAAGGGATTTCAATTAACGGCCTGACTATTGAAAACGGTTCCGGCCTTTCACGCGTTGAGCGTATTTCACCGCAGACAATGGGGCATATTCTGGCTAGTGCCTATCAGTCGCCGGTCATGCCGGAATTCATGGCATCACTGCCTATTGCAGGAATGGATGGCACCTTATGGCGGAGCATGCGGCAAACCAGCGTGGCAGGCAAGGCGCATCTGAAAACTGGGGCTATCCAGGATGTCAGGGCCATTGCAGGCTATGTGCTCGCGGCTTCCGGAGAACGGTATGCTGTGGTGTTTATTGTGAATCACCCTAACGCGGGATCGGCTATCAAGGCCAGGGATACCCTGATGGTCTGGGTGCATGATAATGGCTGA
- the secE gene encoding preprotein translocase subunit SecE, producing MSNHPVQIAGVMNDKIKIVIALLACAAGIVGYYFFINKPMLMRAGVLIAGLAVGAIFAWFSETGRNFLVFARESVRETRKVVWPERKDAIRVTAIVFGFAVIMALFLFGTDKVLEMVLYDFILGWNR from the coding sequence ATATCAAACCATCCTGTGCAGATTGCAGGCGTCATGAACGATAAAATTAAAATTGTCATCGCACTTTTGGCGTGTGCTGCCGGCATAGTGGGATATTATTTCTTTATAAACAAGCCTATGCTGATGCGCGCCGGTGTTTTGATTGCCGGTCTGGCGGTTGGCGCGATTTTTGCGTGGTTTTCTGAAACCGGCCGCAATTTTCTGGTATTTGCGCGTGAATCGGTTCGTGAGACAAGAAAGGTTGTCTGGCCTGAAAGAAAGGATGCCATTCGTGTCACTGCGATCGTTTTTGGTTTTGCGGTCATCATGGCGCTCTTCCTGTTTGGAACAGACAAGGTGCTTGAAATGGTTTTGTATGACTTCATTCTCGGCTGGAACAGATAA
- the rplK gene encoding 50S ribosomal protein L11 produces the protein MAKKIAGYIKLQVPAGKANPSPPIGPALGQRGLNIMEFCKAFNAQTQNFEAGMPIPVVITAYADKSFSFVMKTPPATFLIKKAAGIDKGSQRPHTDKVGSISRAQIEEIAKTKEPDLTATDLEAAVRTIAGSARSMGITVEGV, from the coding sequence ATGGCTAAGAAAATTGCCGGTTATATCAAGCTGCAAGTGCCAGCTGGTAAAGCCAATCCCTCTCCCCCGATTGGCCCTGCTTTGGGTCAGCGTGGTCTGAACATCATGGAATTCTGCAAAGCTTTCAATGCGCAGACACAGAATTTTGAAGCAGGAATGCCCATTCCGGTTGTGATTACCGCTTATGCAGACAAGTCTTTTTCCTTTGTGATGAAGACCCCGCCGGCGACATTCCTGATCAAGAAGGCTGCCGGTATTGATAAAGGTTCACAAAGGCCGCATACCGATAAGGTGGGTTCAATCAGCCGCGCCCAGATTGAGGAAATCGCCAAGACCAAAGAGCCGGATCTGACCGCAACTGATCTTGAGGCGGCGGTACGGACGATTGCAGGTTCTGCAAGATCCATGGGTATCACAGTGGAGGGCGTGTAA
- the tuf gene encoding elongation factor Tu, whose amino-acid sequence MAKSKFERTKPHVNVGTIGHVDHGKTTLTAALATILSKKFGGEAKDYDQIDAAPEEKARGITINTSHVEYETASRHYAHVDCPGHADYIKNMITGAAQMDGAILVCSAADGPMPQTREHILLARQVGVPYIIVYLNKCDMVDDSELLELVEMEVRELLSRYEFPGDDTPIIKGSAKLALEGDTGELGEQSIMSLADALDSYIPEPERAIDGAFLMPVEDVFSISGRGTVVTGRVERGIIKVGEEIEIVGIKETVKTTCTGVEMFRKLLDQGQAGDNVGVLLRGTKREEVERGQVLARPGSIKPHSHFEGEIYVLSKDEGGRHTPFFNNYRPQFYFRTTDVTGSVELPKDKEMVMPGDNVSITVKLISPIAMEEGLRFAIREGGRTVGAGVVSKIIA is encoded by the coding sequence ATGGCAAAGAGCAAATTTGAGCGGACCAAGCCGCACGTAAACGTAGGGACAATTGGGCACGTAGACCATGGTAAGACGACCCTGACAGCGGCGCTTGCGACCATCCTTTCCAAGAAATTTGGAGGCGAGGCAAAAGACTACGACCAGATTGATGCAGCCCCGGAAGAAAAAGCCCGCGGCATCACCATCAACACCTCGCACGTAGAATACGAAACCGCCAGCAGGCACTACGCCCACGTAGACTGCCCGGGCCATGCCGACTACATCAAAAACATGATCACCGGCGCAGCCCAGATGGACGGCGCCATCCTCGTATGCTCAGCAGCCGACGGCCCCATGCCCCAGACCCGTGAGCACATCCTGCTTGCACGTCAGGTTGGCGTACCCTACATCATCGTCTACCTCAACAAATGCGACATGGTGGACGACAGCGAGCTTTTGGAACTCGTCGAAATGGAAGTCCGTGAACTCCTGTCCCGCTACGAATTCCCGGGTGACGACACCCCCATCATCAAAGGCTCCGCCAAACTGGCCCTCGAAGGCGATACCGGCGAACTCGGCGAACAATCCATCATGTCCCTGGCCGATGCCTTAGACAGCTACATCCCTGAGCCGGAGCGTGCCATTGATGGCGCCTTCCTCATGCCGGTAGAAGACGTCTTCTCCATCTCCGGTCGCGGCACCGTCGTAACCGGTCGTGTTGAGCGCGGCATCATCAAAGTAGGCGAAGAAATCGAAATCGTAGGCATCAAAGAAACCGTCAAAACCACCTGCACCGGCGTAGAGATGTTCAGAAAACTCCTCGACCAGGGTCAGGCAGGCGACAACGTAGGCGTACTGCTGCGTGGCACCAAGCGCGAAGAAGTCGAGCGTGGCCAGGTACTGGCCCGTCCCGGCTCCATCAAGCCGCACAGCCACTTCGAAGGCGAAATCTACGTACTGTCCAAAGACGAAGGCGGCCGTCACACCCCTTTCTTCAACAACTACCGTCCGCAGTTCTACTTCCGTACCACAGACGTGACCGGATCAGTCGAGCTGCCCAAAGACAAGGAAATGGTCATGCCGGGAGACAACGTCTCCATTACCGTCAAGCTCATTTCCCCGATCGCGATGGAAGAAGGCTTGCGCTTCGCCATCCGTGAAGGTGGCAGAACGGTAGGTGCCGGCGTCGTATCCAAAATTATTGCATAA
- the nusG gene encoding transcription termination/antitermination protein NusG, with translation MSENSQEDRTQAPITGARDASDKRRWYVVHAYSGMEKSVRRALLERIDRMGMNDLFGEILVPTEEVVEVKGGQKSVTERRFFPGYILVEMEMTDETWHLVKNTPKITGFIGGKSNRPTPIPQHEIDKLLQQMQEGVDKPRPKTSYEVGELVRIKEGPFADFNGNVEEVNYEKSRLRVLVTIFGRSTPVELEFGQVEKV, from the coding sequence ATGAGTGAAAATAGCCAGGAAGATCGGACACAAGCCCCGATAACAGGTGCCAGGGATGCTTCTGATAAAAGACGCTGGTATGTGGTGCATGCTTATTCCGGTATGGAAAAAAGTGTGCGCCGTGCTTTGCTTGAGCGTATCGACCGCATGGGCATGAATGACCTGTTTGGTGAAATACTGGTGCCGACAGAAGAGGTGGTAGAGGTGAAGGGTGGCCAAAAATCGGTTACCGAACGCCGTTTTTTCCCGGGATATATCCTGGTTGAAATGGAAATGACCGATGAAACCTGGCATCTGGTAAAAAATACGCCTAAAATCACGGGCTTTATTGGTGGTAAATCCAACCGACCAACCCCGATTCCACAGCATGAGATTGACAAGCTGCTCCAGCAGATGCAGGAAGGTGTCGACAAGCCGCGGCCCAAGACTTCTTACGAAGTGGGTGAGCTGGTTCGTATCAAGGAAGGCCCGTTTGCTGATTTCAATGGCAATGTGGAAGAAGTGAATTATGAGAAATCGCGCCTGAGGGTTCTGGTAACTATTTTCGGGCGCTCCACTCCTGTCGAACTCGAATTCGGGCAGGTGGAAAAGGTATAG
- a CDS encoding DUF599 domain-containing protein: MDWAEFFNNPASEWISIAISLLIMIAYEIYLVFVGSAAPYRIAQRTHARMRATWVRKIMARPGTEVVIVQTLRNSLMAASFMASTSMLALIGMLTLSGLGDNTGHWNFASLTELATRLLDMKLILLALVFFASFFFNTMAVRFYTHAGYMISIGVGTDDPWRRSVAIAYLNRAGFQYSIGVRAFFFSFPIMVSLFNTWLMMPTTVFLVFLLYQFDRIPFVSPDARVDVNPKGYRGTDPEQDSTEGLDA; encoded by the coding sequence ATGGACTGGGCGGAATTTTTCAACAATCCGGCAAGTGAGTGGATCAGCATTGCAATCAGCCTGCTGATCATGATCGCTTATGAAATCTACCTGGTTTTTGTGGGCAGTGCGGCACCCTACCGGATTGCACAGAGAACCCATGCGCGGATGCGAGCGACCTGGGTGCGCAAGATCATGGCGCGCCCAGGCACCGAAGTGGTGATCGTCCAGACATTGCGCAATTCACTGATGGCCGCCAGTTTCATGGCATCCACCTCAATGCTGGCCTTGATCGGCATGCTGACATTAAGCGGGCTGGGGGATAATACAGGGCACTGGAACTTTGCTTCTTTGACCGAGTTGGCAACGCGGCTGCTTGATATGAAGCTGATTTTGCTTGCGCTGGTTTTTTTTGCCTCGTTTTTTTTCAATACCATGGCCGTGCGGTTTTATACACATGCCGGCTATATGATTTCAATCGGTGTCGGTACTGATGATCCCTGGCGCAGATCAGTTGCCATTGCCTATTTGAACCGTGCCGGATTCCAGTACAGTATCGGGGTCAGGGCGTTTTTCTTCTCTTTCCCGATCATGGTCAGCCTGTTCAATACCTGGCTGATGATGCCAACAACCGTTTTTCTGGTATTCCTGCTTTACCAGTTTGACCGGATTCCTTTTGTCAGCCCTGATGCCAGGGTGGATGTGAATCCCAAAGGATATCGGGGGACAGATCCGGAACAGGATTCAACAGAAGGTCTTGACGCATGA
- the rplJ gene encoding 50S ribosomal protein L10 codes for MGLNLNDKKAVVAEVSAQLAETETLVLAEYRGIQVGHMTQLRVKAREQGVYLRVLKNTLARRAVEGTVFADLASDMTGPLIYSMSKDAVAAAKVLQDFAKTNDRLVIKSGSFAGKRLDKAAVTELANIPSREVLLSQLLGVMQAPVASFARGLAALAAQKESA; via the coding sequence GTGGGTCTCAATCTGAATGACAAAAAGGCCGTTGTTGCGGAAGTCAGCGCGCAGTTAGCTGAAACGGAAACACTTGTACTGGCCGAATATCGTGGTATCCAGGTTGGTCACATGACGCAACTGCGCGTAAAGGCACGTGAGCAGGGTGTTTATCTTCGGGTATTGAAGAATACGCTTGCCCGCCGTGCAGTGGAAGGGACAGTTTTTGCTGATCTCGCTTCCGATATGACAGGACCGCTGATTTATTCCATGTCCAAAGATGCCGTTGCGGCTGCAAAAGTCCTGCAGGACTTTGCAAAAACCAACGACAGGCTTGTCATCAAAAGCGGCAGTTTTGCAGGAAAACGGCTGGATAAGGCTGCTGTTACCGAGCTGGCCAATATCCCGAGCCGGGAAGTCCTGCTGTCACAGCTTCTGGGTGTTATGCAGGCGCCTGTTGCGAGCTTTGCTCGCGGCCTGGCTGCGCTGGCAGCACAGAAAGAGTCGGCTTAA
- the rplL gene encoding 50S ribosomal protein L7/L12, whose protein sequence is MAMSKEDILEAVGAMSVMELNDLVKAFEEKFGVSAAAMAVAGPAGGAAGGAAAAEEQTEFTIVLADFGANKVGVIKAVRELTGLGLKEAKDMVDAAPKPVKEGVSKAEADEAKKKLEEAGAKVEIK, encoded by the coding sequence ATGGCAATGAGTAAAGAGGACATCCTGGAAGCCGTAGGCGCCATGTCCGTTATGGAATTAAATGATCTGGTAAAGGCTTTTGAAGAAAAATTCGGTGTGTCCGCCGCAGCTATGGCTGTTGCCGGTCCTGCCGGTGGCGCTGCTGGCGGCGCTGCTGCTGCTGAAGAGCAGACAGAATTTACCATCGTTTTAGCTGATTTTGGTGCCAATAAAGTTGGCGTCATTAAAGCGGTTCGTGAACTGACCGGCCTGGGCCTGAAAGAAGCCAAGGATATGGTTGATGCAGCACCAAAACCAGTCAAGGAAGGCGTTTCCAAGGCAGAAGCCGACGAAGCCAAGAAAAAACTGGAAGAAGCTGGCGCCAAAGTCGAAATCAAGTAA
- a CDS encoding IS5 family transposase (programmed frameshift), with product MPTPAHRRHDISDAVWKKLEPHLPGREGSWGGIAHDNRRFIDAVFWIMRTGAPWRDLPPDFGGWSNTHRRFIRWRDNGVWERLLEILIDEPDFEWLMIDASHCKVHPHAAGARGGNQDMSRTKGGFNTKLHLAVDAHGMPVRALVTQGTTADCTQAVALIDGFAAGKLLADKGYDADAILVQAERQGMISVIPPRKNRKKQRDYDKELYKARHLIENAFLHLKRWRGIATRYAKNAASFLAAIHIRCIFLWASVS from the exons ATGCCAACACCCGCACATAGACGACACGACATTTCTGACGCTGTTTGGAAAAAGCTTGAGCCGCACTTGCCTGGGCGCGAAGGAAGTTGGGGCGGTATCGCCCACGACAACCGGCGTTTTATCGATGCCGTCTTTTGGATCATGCGCACCGGCGCACCCTGGCGAGATTTGCCGCCCGACTTTGGCGGCTGGAGCAACACCCATCGGCGCTTTATCCGCTGGCGCGATAATGGTGTGTGGGAACGACTGCTTGAAATATTGATTGATGAACCTGATTTTGAATGGCTGATGATTGACGCAAGCCATTGCAAAGTCCATCCGCATGCAGCAGGAGCCAGAGGAGGTAATCAGGACATGAGTCGTACAAAAGGGGGCT TCAACACAAAACTGCATTTGGCCGTGGATGCGCATGGTATGCCGGTCAGGGCTCTTGTTACACAAGGTACAACAGCAGATTGCACTCAGGCAGTTGCCCTGATTGATGGCTTTGCTGCCGGGAAGCTATTGGCTGACAAAGGATATGACGCCGATGCGATTCTTGTCCAGGCCGAGAGACAGGGGATGATATCAGTCATTCCCCCAAGGAAAAACCGCAAAAAGCAGCGCGATTATGACAAGGAGCTTTATAAGGCCAGGCACTTGATAGAGAACGCGTTTCTTCATTTGAAGCGGTGGCGCGGCATTGCCACCAGATACGCGAAGAATGCGGCATCATTCCTTGCTGCCATTCATATCAGATGCATCTTTTTGTGGGCGTCAGTCTCGTGA